The following are encoded together in the Deinococcus soli (ex Cha et al. 2016) genome:
- a CDS encoding CCA tRNA nucleotidyltransferase — translation MIQPAWVAQAAWANLRADDRAWLLALAERAGAGGAALVGGAVRDALLGETPLDLDVVIPEADVEALAAATGLPFVFHPAFGNATVTLPDGRAVDLVRARRESYPVPGGNPVPRPGTLADDLRRRDFALNALALHLSPTGARMLLDEVGGLDDLRARVLRPLHAGSFHEDASRLVRGARLAARLDLRAHPDLLAQVPDALAVADRTPRLWAELRLLLHERRPGRAAGVLRGWGAGTLLPDTALLDALDTRRDAGAEVPFTAYAAALLHAAPDPGTLAGRLSLGDRPAALLDRALSDTHFPDGTPERELRALLRPDAYPPLTGRDVLALGVPPGRGVGEALGHLAALRRAGQVRSSDDERAALKAFLATKGPHASL, via the coding sequence GTGATCCAGCCCGCCTGGGTGGCGCAGGCCGCGTGGGCGAACCTGCGTGCCGACGACCGCGCGTGGCTGCTGGCCCTGGCCGAGCGGGCGGGCGCGGGTGGGGCGGCGCTGGTGGGCGGCGCGGTGCGGGACGCGCTGCTGGGCGAGACGCCCCTGGACCTGGACGTGGTCATCCCGGAGGCCGACGTGGAGGCTCTGGCTGCCGCGACGGGTCTGCCGTTCGTGTTCCACCCGGCGTTCGGGAACGCCACGGTCACCCTTCCGGATGGGCGTGCCGTGGATCTGGTGCGGGCGCGGCGGGAGTCGTACCCGGTGCCGGGCGGGAATCCCGTGCCGCGGCCGGGCACGCTGGCGGACGATCTGCGGCGGCGGGATTTCGCGTTGAACGCGCTGGCGCTGCACCTCTCCCCCACCGGCGCACGGATGCTGCTGGACGAGGTGGGGGGCCTGGACGACCTGCGCGCGCGGGTGCTGCGGCCCCTGCACGCCGGGTCGTTCCACGAGGACGCCAGTCGACTGGTGCGGGGCGCGCGGCTGGCGGCGCGGCTGGACCTGCGGGCCCACCCGGACCTGCTGGCCCAGGTGCCGGACGCGCTAGCTGTGGCGGACCGGACGCCGCGCCTGTGGGCGGAACTGCGCCTGCTGCTGCACGAGCGCCGGCCGGGCCGCGCGGCGGGCGTGCTGCGCGGCTGGGGCGCGGGCACCCTTCTACCCGACACGGCGCTGCTGGACGCCCTGGACACCCGGCGCGACGCGGGCGCGGAGGTGCCCTTCACGGCGTACGCGGCGGCGCTGCTGCACGCCGCCCCCGACCCCGGCACGCTCGCGGGGCGCCTGAGCCTGGGGGACCGCCCGGCCGCGCTGCTGGACCGCGCCCTGTCCGACACCCACTTCCCCGACGGCACCCCGGAACGCGAGTTGCGCGCCCTGCTGCGCCCGGACGCGTACCCGCCGCTGACCGGGCGGGACGTGCTGGCGCTGGGCGTCCCGCCGGGCCGGGGCGTGGGCGAGGCGCTGGGTCACCTCGCCGCGCTGCGCCGCGCCGGGCAGGTCCGCAGCTCCGACGACGAGCGCGCGGCGCTGAAGGCATTCCTGGCGACGAAAGGCCCGCACGCCAGCCTCTAG
- a CDS encoding site-2 protease family protein, with translation MGLISLLSSDPLAFLIVAAALLLSLAFHEFAHAWTADRLGDPTPRRFGRVTLNPINHLDPIGSLLLLFAPFGFARPVPINPNNLGRWGTLWTAAAGPLSNLLIALVCVGIIAVVPRETLLAGGTLATFLFTVLSVNLGLAIFNLLPIPLLDGSRIVGGLVPSLGRSLSQFEAQPFSFVIVMVFIFLFSDQLGQLIATIRNGLLSVVL, from the coding sequence ATGGGTCTCATCTCTCTGCTGTCCAGCGATCCGCTGGCGTTCCTGATCGTGGCGGCCGCGCTGCTGCTGTCGCTGGCCTTTCACGAGTTCGCGCACGCCTGGACTGCCGACCGGCTGGGGGACCCCACCCCGCGCCGCTTCGGGCGGGTGACGCTCAATCCCATCAATCACCTCGACCCGATCGGGTCGCTGCTGCTGCTGTTCGCGCCGTTCGGGTTCGCGCGGCCCGTGCCGATCAACCCGAACAACCTGGGCCGCTGGGGGACCCTCTGGACGGCGGCGGCGGGCCCGCTGAGCAACCTGCTGATCGCGCTGGTGTGCGTGGGCATCATCGCGGTCGTGCCGCGCGAGACGCTGCTGGCGGGCGGCACGCTGGCCACCTTCCTGTTCACGGTGCTCAGCGTGAACCTGGGCCTGGCGATCTTCAACCTGCTGCCCATTCCGCTGCTGGACGGCAGCCGCATCGTGGGCGGGCTGGTGCCGTCGCTGGGGCGCAGCCTCTCTCAGTTCGAGGCGCAGCCGTTCAGCTTCGTGATCGTCATGGTGTTCATCTTCCTGTTCAGTGACCAGCTGGGCCAGCTGATCGCCACGATCCGCAACGGACTGCTGAGCGTCGTGCTGTAA
- the trhA gene encoding PAQR family membrane homeostasis protein TrhA, with product MKRLLTAPREPVNALTHWGGALAALIVLGPLLSWAHARGLVLWPFVVFSVSMVALYAASASYHSFRPTERGLLWLRKLDHAGIFLLIAGSYTPIAYYGLDGVWRDAVLWLVWGIALSGIVLKLVTMRLPRWISTALYLGMGWLALLFMPKFIHTLSPGALFWLAAGGVLYSIGAVIYGTKRWNPRPGVFGFHEIWHLFVLAGTGAHVAMMFHLG from the coding sequence ATGAAGCGCCTGCTCACCGCCCCCCGCGAACCCGTGAACGCCCTGACCCACTGGGGCGGCGCGCTCGCCGCGCTGATCGTGCTGGGGCCCCTCCTGAGCTGGGCGCACGCCCGCGGGCTGGTGCTGTGGCCGTTCGTGGTGTTCAGCGTCAGTATGGTCGCCCTGTACGCCGCCAGCGCCAGCTACCACTCCTTCCGTCCCACCGAGCGGGGGCTGCTGTGGCTGCGCAAACTCGACCACGCGGGCATCTTCCTGCTCATCGCGGGCAGTTACACGCCCATCGCGTACTACGGCCTGGACGGTGTGTGGCGCGACGCCGTGCTGTGGCTGGTGTGGGGCATCGCCCTGAGCGGGATCGTCCTGAAACTTGTCACCATGCGCCTCCCACGCTGGATCAGCACCGCGCTGTATCTGGGGATGGGCTGGCTGGCCCTGCTGTTCATGCCGAAATTCATTCACACCCTCAGCCCGGGCGCGCTGTTCTGGCTCGCGGCGGGCGGCGTGCTGTACTCCATCGGGGCGGTCATCTACGGCACGAAACGCTGGAATCCGCGCCCCGGCGTGTTCGGCTTCCACGAGATCTGGCACCTGTTCGTCCTCGCCGGGACCGGCGCGCACGTCGCCATGATGTTCCACCTGGGCTGA
- the guaB gene encoding IMP dehydrogenase, with protein sequence MSAPATPAPADTQQDRFSYKFGQEGITFDDVLLQPRHSQVLPHEVDLGAQLTRRVRLNIPFVSAAMDTVTETNMAVAMAREGGIGVIHKNMPIDAQAEMVRKVKRSESGMIVDPITLPPHATVGEADRMMGEYRISGVPITDPQGKLLGIITNRDMRFVDDLSTPVRDVMTSRDLVTVPVGTTLEEAQEIFKRHRIEKLLVVEGELLRGLITIKDLTKRVKYPRAAKDSMGRLRVAAAIGVGADLMDRAGALVQAGADVLVLDSAHGHSQGILTALSRVKETFDVDVIAGNVATRAGARDLILAGADAVKVGIGPGSICTTRVVTGVGVPQITAIFEASSAALEAGIPIIADGGIKQTGDVPKAIAAGASVVMMGSMLAGTDEAPGESILRDGRRYKSYRGMGSLGAMDQGSADRYFQSGSRKFVPEGIEGIVAYKGTAGEVIYQFVGGLRSSMGYCGAPDLGTLRDTAQFVRITGASLVESHPHGVTITKEAPNYGGR encoded by the coding sequence ATGAGTGCGCCCGCCACGCCCGCCCCCGCTGACACGCAGCAGGACCGCTTCAGTTACAAGTTCGGCCAGGAAGGCATCACCTTCGACGACGTGCTGCTCCAGCCCCGCCACTCGCAGGTGCTGCCGCACGAGGTGGACCTGGGCGCGCAGCTCACCCGCCGCGTCCGCCTGAACATTCCCTTCGTGTCCGCCGCGATGGACACCGTCACCGAGACGAACATGGCCGTCGCCATGGCCCGCGAGGGCGGCATCGGCGTGATTCACAAGAACATGCCCATCGACGCGCAGGCCGAGATGGTCCGCAAGGTCAAGCGCAGCGAGAGCGGCATGATCGTCGACCCGATCACCCTCCCGCCGCACGCCACCGTCGGCGAGGCCGACCGCATGATGGGCGAGTACCGCATCAGCGGCGTGCCCATCACCGACCCGCAGGGCAAACTGCTGGGCATCATCACCAACCGCGACATGCGCTTCGTGGACGACCTGAGCACCCCCGTGCGCGACGTCATGACCAGCCGCGATCTCGTGACCGTCCCGGTGGGCACCACGCTGGAGGAAGCGCAGGAGATCTTCAAACGCCACCGCATCGAGAAACTGCTGGTCGTCGAGGGTGAGCTGCTGCGCGGCCTGATCACCATCAAGGACCTCACCAAGCGCGTCAAGTACCCCCGCGCCGCGAAGGACAGCATGGGTCGCCTGCGGGTCGCCGCCGCGATCGGCGTGGGCGCCGACCTGATGGACCGCGCGGGCGCGCTGGTGCAGGCGGGCGCGGACGTGCTCGTGCTGGACAGCGCGCACGGCCACAGCCAGGGCATCCTGACCGCCCTGAGCCGCGTCAAGGAGACCTTCGACGTGGACGTCATCGCCGGGAACGTCGCCACCCGCGCCGGCGCGCGCGACCTGATCCTCGCGGGGGCGGACGCCGTGAAGGTCGGCATCGGCCCGGGCAGCATCTGCACCACCCGCGTCGTGACCGGCGTGGGCGTCCCCCAGATCACCGCGATCTTCGAGGCGAGCAGCGCCGCGCTGGAAGCCGGGATTCCCATCATCGCGGACGGCGGCATCAAGCAGACGGGCGACGTGCCCAAGGCCATCGCGGCGGGCGCGAGCGTCGTCATGATGGGCAGCATGCTCGCCGGGACCGACGAGGCCCCGGGCGAGAGCATCCTGCGCGACGGCCGCCGCTACAAGAGCTACCGCGGTATGGGGTCCCTGGGCGCCATGGACCAGGGCAGTGCCGACCGCTACTTCCAGAGCGGCAGCCGCAAGTTCGTGCCCGAAGGCATCGAGGGCATCGTGGCGTACAAGGGCACCGCCGGGGAGGTCATCTACCAGTTCGTGGGCGGCCTGCGCTCCTCCATGGGGTACTGCGGCGCGCCCGACCTGGGCACCCTGCGCGACACGGCGCAGTTCGTGCGCATCACCGGCGCCAGCCTGGTGGAAAGCCACCCGCACGGCGTGACGATCACCAAGGAAGCGCCCAACTACGGCGGACGGTAA
- a CDS encoding CobW family GTP-binding protein, giving the protein MSTPDSRSVPITVLCGFLGAGKTTLLNHLLTQTGGQRVAVIVNEFGAVNIDASLVVKTDEQTIELSNGCICCTLRGDLLHAVDDLLSTRDLDAILIESTGIGEPLPIAQSFCLTPEELEIEPEDGQAPIPNLLGRVHVDAMITVVDSAQFFPLWNRQDTIPGDDFERGFGELLAEQLEFADIVVLNKLDLAEPDDVRQLRDLIRITNPRARVLESTRGVLPAEALLNTGLFDFDHSSQLDAWMAELDKEHTPESETYGLGTHIFRAQTPFDPDRLNEALTLGLPRNVIRSKGWVNLGNGVATLWNHTGRQLALETAGEWLSPDEAFSELVFIGHDLDPDALDQLLNRALRA; this is encoded by the coding sequence ATGTCCACTCCTGACTCCCGTTCCGTCCCCATCACCGTCCTGTGTGGCTTTCTCGGCGCCGGGAAGACCACCCTCCTGAACCACCTCCTGACGCAGACAGGTGGGCAGCGCGTCGCCGTGATCGTCAACGAATTCGGCGCCGTGAACATCGACGCCAGCCTCGTCGTGAAGACCGACGAGCAGACCATCGAACTGAGCAACGGCTGCATCTGCTGCACCCTGCGCGGCGACCTGCTGCACGCCGTGGACGACCTGCTGTCCACACGCGATCTGGACGCGATCCTGATCGAATCCACCGGCATCGGCGAGCCCCTGCCCATCGCGCAGAGCTTCTGCCTGACCCCCGAGGAACTGGAGATCGAACCGGAAGATGGTCAGGCCCCCATTCCCAACCTGCTGGGCCGCGTGCACGTGGACGCCATGATCACCGTCGTGGACAGCGCGCAGTTCTTCCCACTGTGGAACCGTCAGGACACCATCCCCGGCGACGATTTCGAACGTGGCTTCGGGGAACTGCTGGCCGAGCAGCTGGAATTCGCGGACATCGTCGTGCTGAACAAACTCGACCTTGCAGAACCCGACGACGTGCGGCAGCTGCGCGACCTGATCCGCATCACGAACCCCCGCGCCCGCGTGCTGGAATCCACGCGCGGTGTCCTGCCCGCCGAGGCGCTGCTGAACACCGGCCTGTTCGACTTCGACCACTCCAGCCAGCTTGACGCGTGGATGGCCGAACTGGACAAGGAACACACCCCGGAATCCGAGACGTACGGCCTGGGGACGCATATTTTCCGTGCCCAGACACCCTTCGACCCCGACCGTCTGAACGAGGCGCTGACGCTGGGCCTGCCGCGCAACGTGATCCGCTCCAAGGGCTGGGTGAACCTGGGCAACGGCGTGGCGACCCTCTGGAACCACACCGGACGACAACTGGCCCTGGAAACGGCGGGCGAGTGGCTGAGCCCCGACGAGGCCTTCAGCGAACTGGTGTTCATCGGGCACGACCTCGACCCGGACGCGCTGGATCAACTGCTGAACCGCGCGCTGCGCGCCTGA
- the rpmB gene encoding 50S ribosomal protein L28 has translation MSRECYLTGKKNLVVNSVTRRGKARAQGGVGRKVTGVTKRVQHANLHKRTIREGGVTKTVWLSANALRTLSRGPYRGIELL, from the coding sequence ATGAGTCGTGAATGCTACCTGACCGGCAAGAAGAACCTCGTGGTGAACAGCGTCACCCGGCGCGGCAAGGCCCGTGCACAGGGCGGCGTGGGCCGCAAGGTCACCGGCGTGACCAAGCGCGTGCAGCACGCCAACCTCCACAAGCGCACGATCCGCGAGGGCGGCGTCACGAAGACCGTCTGGCTCAGCGCGAACGCCCTGCGCACCCTCAGCCGCGGCCCGTACCGGGGCATCGAACTCCTGTGA
- a CDS encoding metal ABC transporter solute-binding protein, Zn/Mn family has protein sequence MKRPSLLLPALLLAACTAPGAQAAPLQVSATTTIIADFVKAVGGTRVSVNVIVPPGGDTHTFQPSTGAIRDLARSRTLFANGAGLEPWLPKLKASAPKVPVQELTAGLKLHAADEGDDHAEAGHDEHDEHGALDPHAWWDASLAAGYVKNAQAALTRLDPAGKATYAKNAAAHLKAISAADAYAKKQFATVPPARRVLVTNHDSLHYLAERYGLRLIGAVIPGLSTEREPSARELAVLTQTMKKAGAKVIFTENTVNARLAQTLARETGARIAPALYTDALGPKGGGGETYLKAFRTNVDIMVKALKG, from the coding sequence GTGAAGCGCCCCTCCCTCCTCCTGCCCGCGCTGCTGCTCGCCGCATGCACCGCGCCTGGCGCGCAGGCCGCGCCCCTGCAGGTCAGTGCCACCACCACCATCATCGCGGACTTCGTGAAGGCCGTCGGCGGCACCCGCGTCAGCGTGAACGTCATCGTGCCGCCCGGCGGGGACACCCACACCTTCCAGCCCAGCACCGGCGCGATCCGCGACCTCGCCCGCAGCCGCACGCTGTTCGCCAACGGCGCAGGCCTGGAACCCTGGCTGCCCAAGCTGAAGGCCAGCGCACCGAAGGTCCCCGTGCAGGAACTCACGGCGGGGCTGAAACTCCATGCCGCCGATGAAGGAGATGACCACGCGGAAGCCGGTCACGACGAGCACGACGAGCACGGCGCACTCGACCCGCACGCGTGGTGGGACGCCAGCCTGGCCGCCGGCTACGTGAAGAACGCCCAGGCCGCCCTGACCCGCCTCGATCCGGCCGGGAAGGCCACGTACGCGAAGAACGCCGCCGCCCACCTGAAAGCGATCAGTGCCGCCGACGCGTACGCGAAGAAGCAGTTCGCCACGGTGCCCCCCGCGCGGCGCGTCCTCGTGACCAACCACGACAGCCTGCACTACCTCGCCGAACGCTATGGCCTGCGCCTGATCGGGGCCGTCATTCCGGGCCTGAGCACCGAACGGGAACCCAGCGCCCGCGAACTCGCCGTGCTGACCCAGACCATGAAAAAAGCCGGTGCGAAGGTCATCTTCACCGAGAACACCGTCAACGCCCGCCTCGCCCAGACCCTCGCCCGCGAGACCGGCGCGCGCATCGCCCCCGCGCTGTACACCGACGCCCTGGGGCCTAAGGGGGGCGGCGGCGAGACGTACCTCAAGGCGTTCCGGACGAACGTGGACATCATGGTGAAGGCGCTGAAGGGCTGA
- a CDS encoding metal ABC transporter ATP-binding protein: MLGVENLTVKYGPQTALEHASVRFEAGSFSAIIGPNGAGKSTLLKTLVGLLPDPDGAVRFDPGHTARGCISYVPQQQTLDWGFPVTVWDVAMMGRTGRLGWLRWPSRKDRQIVEDALKETGVFDLRGRHIGALSGGQRQRVLLARMLARQGHLLLLDEPLTGVDAATQETLMALLRRQADKGRAVVMVTHDLEQARRWCDHLVLVNRRVVADGTPEQVYTTQNIEATFSTSFLGHTHAEA, from the coding sequence ATGCTGGGCGTCGAGAACCTGACAGTCAAATACGGCCCGCAGACGGCGCTGGAGCACGCCAGCGTGCGCTTCGAGGCTGGGTCGTTCAGCGCGATCATCGGCCCGAACGGCGCGGGCAAGAGCACCCTCCTGAAAACCCTGGTGGGCCTGCTGCCCGACCCGGACGGCGCGGTGCGCTTCGATCCGGGGCACACCGCACGCGGCTGCATCAGTTACGTGCCGCAGCAGCAGACGCTCGACTGGGGGTTCCCCGTGACCGTCTGGGACGTCGCCATGATGGGCCGCACGGGTCGCCTGGGCTGGCTGCGCTGGCCCAGCCGCAAAGATAGGCAGATCGTGGAGGACGCCCTGAAGGAAACCGGGGTGTTCGACCTGCGCGGGCGGCACATCGGGGCGCTGTCCGGTGGGCAGCGGCAGCGGGTCCTGCTGGCCCGCATGCTGGCCCGCCAGGGGCACCTGCTGCTGCTGGACGAACCCCTGACCGGCGTGGACGCCGCCACCCAGGAAACCCTGATGGCCCTCCTGCGAAGGCAGGCCGACAAAGGCCGCGCGGTCGTGATGGTCACGCACGACCTCGAACAGGCGCGGCGCTGGTGCGACCATCTCGTGCTCGTCAACCGCCGCGTGGTCGCGGACGGCACGCCCGAGCAGGTGTACACCACCCAGAACATCGAGGCGACGTTCAGCACCAGTTTCCTGGGCCACACGCACGCCGAGGCGTGA
- a CDS encoding metal ABC transporter permease translates to MHLLTDPLQFDFFTRALLAVILVSVLCALVGAWVVLRGLSYIGDAMSHAVFPGIVGAFLMKGNLLVGALIAAVLTALGIGAIGRRSGLKQDSAIGIVFVGMFALGIVMLSRAPTFTTDLSNFLIGNPLGVTPTDLWGALAVTVVVGGILTAVQKELLLASFDPTEARAVGLPVRRLESLLLILIGLVVVLTVQLVGTTLSVSLLITSSAAARLQARSLKKMMLLAALLGTVGGVTGLYLSYYQDTAPGATIVLVNTAIFLAALAFRRRE, encoded by the coding sequence GTGCACCTGCTGACCGATCCGCTCCAGTTCGACTTCTTCACTCGCGCGCTGCTCGCCGTGATCCTCGTCAGCGTCCTGTGCGCCCTCGTCGGCGCGTGGGTCGTGCTGCGCGGCCTCAGCTACATCGGGGACGCCATGAGCCACGCCGTGTTCCCCGGCATCGTCGGCGCGTTCCTGATGAAAGGCAACCTCCTTGTCGGCGCGCTCATCGCCGCCGTCCTCACCGCGCTGGGCATCGGCGCCATCGGGCGGCGCAGCGGCCTGAAGCAGGACAGCGCCATCGGCATCGTGTTCGTCGGGATGTTCGCGCTGGGCATCGTCATGCTGTCGCGCGCCCCGACCTTCACCACCGACCTCAGCAACTTCCTGATCGGCAACCCCCTGGGCGTCACGCCCACCGACCTGTGGGGCGCGCTAGCCGTCACGGTCGTCGTCGGCGGCATCCTCACCGCCGTCCAGAAGGAACTCCTGCTCGCGTCCTTCGACCCCACCGAGGCCCGCGCCGTCGGCCTCCCCGTGCGCCGCCTGGAAAGTCTGCTGCTCATCCTGATCGGTCTCGTCGTCGTCCTCACCGTGCAGCTCGTCGGCACGACCCTCAGCGTCAGCCTGCTGATCACGTCCAGTGCCGCCGCCCGCCTCCAGGCCCGCAGTCTGAAGAAGATGATGCTCCTCGCCGCCCTGCTCGGCACCGTCGGCGGCGTCACCGGCCTGTACCTCAGCTACTACCAGGACACCGCCCCCGGCGCGACCATCGTCCTCGTGAACACCGCCATCTTCCTGGCGGCACTGGCGTTCCGGAGGCGGGAGTGA
- a CDS encoding SDR family NAD(P)-dependent oxidoreductase → MTTLQRFTGRTVLITGAGGGIGAALAHRYAAEGARVAVNDVNAAAAQAVVDALTAAGAQALSVPGDVSVQDGVEAIFAATEAHLGPVDVLVNNAALTSDQRHFLDADEAWWDLFLRVNLKSVFLCSHRAARGMAARRRGVILNVSSGGATRSHRGFTSYDAAKGGVEAFTRALALDMAPYGVRVNGITPGFINTYGLEGEDLAQRERTVPLGRYGTAEDLTGAAAFLASDDAAYVTGQFVVVDGGVLVQQRSANVDTFPLSRFPEVPADE, encoded by the coding sequence ATGACGACTTTGCAGCGGTTCACAGGCAGGACGGTGCTCATCACGGGGGCGGGGGGTGGGATCGGCGCGGCGCTGGCGCACCGGTACGCGGCAGAGGGGGCGCGCGTCGCGGTGAACGACGTGAACGCGGCGGCGGCGCAGGCGGTCGTGGACGCCCTGACCGCAGCGGGCGCGCAGGCACTGAGTGTGCCGGGCGACGTGAGTGTTCAGGACGGCGTGGAGGCGATCTTCGCGGCGACCGAGGCGCATCTCGGGCCGGTGGACGTGCTCGTGAACAACGCGGCCCTGACGAGTGACCAGCGGCACTTTCTGGATGCGGACGAGGCGTGGTGGGACCTGTTCCTGCGCGTGAACCTCAAGAGCGTGTTCCTGTGCAGTCACCGGGCGGCGCGGGGCATGGCGGCGCGGCGGCGCGGCGTGATCCTGAACGTGTCGAGTGGCGGCGCGACCCGTTCGCACCGGGGCTTCACGTCGTACGACGCGGCCAAGGGTGGCGTGGAGGCGTTCACGCGGGCACTGGCGCTGGACATGGCACCGTACGGGGTGCGCGTGAACGGGATCACGCCGGGCTTCATCAACACGTACGGACTGGAAGGCGAGGATCTGGCGCAGCGGGAGAGGACCGTGCCGCTGGGCCGCTACGGCACCGCCGAGGACCTGACGGGCGCGGCGGCGTTCCTCGCGTCGGACGACGCGGCGTACGTGACGGGGCAGTTCGTGGTGGTGGACGGTGGGGTGCTGGTCCAGCAGCGCAGCGCGAACGTGGACACCTTCCCGCTGTCGCGCTTCCCCGAGGTGCCCGCCGACGAGTGA
- a CDS encoding ABC-F family ATP-binding cassette domain-containing protein: MLMLSGVARSFADRVVFSDVELTVGAGERLALVGENGSGKSTLLRVLAGLDAPDAGVVTRSGRVALLAQAGSPGGSVLEAVTPPALAGAQVAFEAASAALSEGSEAALLAFADAEEAYRLSGGYDFAGRAAAVLAGLGLDAGARADRLSGGQARRVLLAALLLAPADVYLLDEPTNHLDAEGAAWLRDWIRASVAAFVLASHDRAFLDEVATGVAELERGTLSVYPGNYSAAMALKATLREAQARDFEAYRRRRAALDEERRRLSSKGSVEENRSRARDNDKFLSSHKAGRAQVLFSNRARAMERQIERMDTGAPDRPFRDARTLRLTLPPVPPGPLEVLTVRDLGVTRGSGVVLSGVTLHVRRGDRVALTGPNGGGKSTLLRALLAEVPHAGAVTWGAGLTVSRIGQHGEELLGLGTVGDALLDANPLLTPHQLHEVAAALEVPGGPAFPLAGLSGGQRTRLSLARLRVTRAQVLLLDEPTNHLDVRAIEALEALLLDFTGTVLLASHDRRLVQRVATREWRVGGGGVQEA; this comes from the coding sequence ATGCTGATGTTGAGTGGGGTCGCGCGGTCGTTCGCGGACCGTGTGGTGTTTTCGGATGTGGAGCTGACCGTGGGGGCCGGGGAGCGGCTGGCGCTGGTCGGCGAGAACGGCAGTGGCAAGAGCACGCTGCTGCGCGTGCTGGCGGGCCTGGACGCGCCGGATGCGGGCGTGGTGACCCGCTCGGGCCGCGTGGCACTGCTGGCGCAGGCGGGATCTCCGGGCGGGTCGGTGCTGGAGGCCGTGACGCCCCCGGCACTCGCCGGGGCACAGGTGGCGTTCGAGGCGGCCTCGGCGGCGCTCTCGGAAGGGTCGGAGGCGGCGCTGCTGGCCTTCGCGGACGCCGAGGAAGCCTACCGGCTCTCGGGTGGGTACGACTTCGCGGGGCGCGCGGCGGCGGTGCTGGCCGGGCTGGGTCTGGATGCCGGGGCGCGGGCGGACCGGCTGTCGGGCGGGCAGGCGCGGCGGGTGCTGCTGGCGGCGCTGCTGCTGGCCCCGGCGGACGTGTACCTGCTGGACGAACCCACGAACCACCTTGACGCAGAGGGCGCGGCGTGGCTGCGCGACTGGATCCGGGCGTCGGTCGCCGCATTCGTGCTGGCCAGCCACGACCGGGCGTTTCTGGACGAGGTGGCGACCGGCGTGGCGGAACTGGAACGCGGCACGCTGAGCGTGTATCCCGGGAATTACTCTGCGGCGATGGCCCTGAAGGCGACGCTGCGCGAGGCGCAGGCCCGTGATTTCGAGGCGTACCGCCGCAGGCGCGCGGCGCTGGACGAGGAACGCCGCCGCCTCAGCAGCAAGGGCAGCGTCGAGGAGAACCGCTCGCGGGCGCGGGACAACGACAAGTTCCTGTCGTCGCACAAGGCGGGGCGGGCGCAGGTGCTGTTCTCGAACCGCGCGCGGGCGATGGAGCGGCAGATCGAGCGGATGGACACCGGGGCGCCGGACAGGCCGTTCCGGGACGCGCGGACGCTGCGGCTGACGCTGCCGCCCGTGCCGCCGGGACCGCTGGAGGTACTGACCGTCCGGGACCTGGGTGTGACGCGCGGCTCAGGGGTGGTGCTGTCCGGCGTGACCCTGCATGTGCGCCGGGGGGACCGGGTGGCCCTGACCGGCCCGAACGGTGGGGGCAAGAGCACGCTGCTGCGCGCCCTGCTGGCCGAGGTGCCACACGCGGGTGCAGTGACGTGGGGCGCGGGCCTGACCGTCAGCCGGATCGGGCAGCACGGCGAGGAACTGCTCGGGCTGGGCACGGTGGGGGACGCGCTGCTGGACGCCAACCCGCTGCTGACGCCGCACCAGCTGCACGAGGTCGCGGCGGCGCTGGAGGTGCCGGGCGGCCCGGCCTTCCCCCTCGCGGGCCTGTCGGGCGGGCAGCGCACCCGCCTGAGTCTTGCGCGGTTGCGGGTCACGCGCGCTCAGGTGCTGCTGCTGGACGAACCCACCAACCACCTGGACGTGCGGGCCATTGAGGCGCTTGAGGCGCTGCTCCTGGACTTCACGGGGACCGTGCTGCTGGCCAGTCACGACCGGCGGCTGGTTCAGCGGGTCGCCACACGCGAGTGGCGCGTCGGGGGCGGCGGGGTGCAGGAGGCCTGA